The following is a genomic window from Chryseobacterium ginsenosidimutans.
TATTAAAGAATCCATTTTAAATGCCGTGACCGTCATTTGACAACAATTACAAACACATAATGGAGAACATATATCTCCTCTATCTTTTGAATGAGATTCTTCGATACTAAAAGATTGCTGCACATGCCCTGAACCTGATTGTTTCTGCACATCTTCACAAGGCATCAATGATAACGCCATGAAATAAAATGCCAGTATAAATCTTAAAAAGTTCATATTAACAAAGGTAGAATTTTTTTGTAAAGGAAATTTAAATTTAATCAAAATTAAAAAAGTTCCTTATTAATCCTTTATTTTAACTATTTCTAGTCTTAATTGAAAAAACTTTTTAATTTTATAGTATGAAAGTTTTAATTATCAATGGTCCGAATTTAAATCTTTTAGGAACAAGAGAGCCTGAAATTTACGGAACAATTTCTATGGAAGATTATCTGGATACTTTGAGATCCGAATTTCCTTCATTTGAGCTGGAATATTACCAATCTAATATTGAGGGAGAAATTATTAATTATCTTCAGAAAGATGAGTTTGATGCATTGGTTATTAATCCCGGAGCTTTTACACATTATTCTTATGCCATTGCAGACTGTTTAAAGAATATCAATAAGCCAAAAGTGGAAGTTCATATCAGTAATATTTACAAAAGAGAAGAATTTCGCCAAAAGTCTGTAACTGCAGCCAATACTGATGCGGTGTTGTCCGGTTTTGGCATGGAGGGATATAGATTGGCTATTTTGAGTCTGAAATAATTTTTATAAATAGATTGCCCAACATTATAAAAAAATCCTCATCAAAACGATGAGGATTTTTATTTTTAGTTTGTTGTTTCTTGTTGTAATTGAGGTCCTGAAGCAATAAGCTTTTTACCTTCTTCCGTATTGCAATACTGATTAAAGTTTTTGATATATTTTGCAGCAAGATCTTTTGCTTTTTCTTCCCATTCGGATACATCATTATAAGTATCTCTTGGGTCTAAAATACCTTCTGAAACGTTTGGTAATTCTGTAGGAACTTCCAGATTCATGATTGGGATTCTTGTTTTTGGGGCATTTTCAATTGATCCGTCAATGATAGAATCAATAATTGCTCTTGTATCTTTCAGAGAAATTCTTTTTCCTGTACCGTTCCAACCTGTATTTACCAAGTAAGCTTTAGCACCATGTTCTTTCATTTTCCCGATCAATGTTTTTGAGTACATTGTTGGGTGTAAAGTTAAGAACGCTTCACCAAATGCCGGAGAGAAAGATGGTTCCGGTTCAGTAATTCCTCTTTCAGTTCCCGCTAATTTTGAAGTATATCCGCAAAGGAAGTGATATTGTGCTTGATCTTCATCCAAAACAGAAACCGGAGGCAATACCCCGAACGCATCTGCAGAAAGATAAACAATCTTGCTTGCGTGACCTGCTTTTGAAGGCAAAACAATTTTATTGATATGATAAATAGGATAAGAAACTCTCGTATTTTCCGTGATTGAACCGTCTGTATAATCGGCAATTCCGTCGTTTACAACAACATTTTCAAGAAGTGCATCTCTTTTAATTGCTCTAAAAATATCCGGTTCTTTTTCCGCAGAAAGATCAATTACTTTCGCATAACAACCACCTTCATAGTTGAATACACCGTTATTATCCCAACCGTGTTCGTCATCACCAATCAAATATCTTTTCGGATCAGCAGATAAAGTTGTTTTTCCTGTTCCTGAAAGTCCGAAGAAAAGAGCAACATCTCCTTCTTCACCTACGTTGGCAGAGCAGTGCATTGATGCCATTCCTTTTAATGGAAGGTAATAGTTCATCATTGCGAACATCCCTTTTTTCATTTCTCCGCCATACCAAGTTCCACCAATGATCTGAAGTTTTTCAGTAAGGTTGAACATAACGAAGTTTTCAGAATTCAATCCCTGAGCTTCCCAGTTTGGATTTGTCGTTTTAGAACCGTTGATTACTGTGAAATCCGGTTCTCCGAAGTTTTCCAACTCATAATGAGAAGGGCGGATGAACATATTAGTAACGAAATGCGCCTGCCACGCTACTTCAACAATGAACCTTACTTTTAATCTTGTATCTGTATTTGTTCCGCAAAAAGCATCAACAACATACATTTTCTTAGATGTAGAAAGTTGGCTAAGCACTAATTCTTTACAAGACTGAAAAATTTCCGGAGTTGTAGGTAAGTTTACTTTACCATCCCAGAAAATCGTATCTTTTGTAACATCATCCTGAACAATGTATCTGTCTTTAGGTGAACGACCTGTGAAAATCCCTGTTTTTACCGATACTGCACCAGATTCTGTAAGCTCAGCTTTTTCAAAGCCCTGATTTTCAGGAGAAACTTCAGCCTGATACAATTCTTCATACGAAGGATTATAAATAACTTCATAGTTTCCTTTAATCCCTAATTTTTCTAAATCCTGGATGATTTTAGCGTGTTTCATTTTACTTATATTTTCTATTTCTTTTTTGAGTTCCAACAAAATTAATATTAATTAATTGTTAAAAGTGGTTTAAATATAATGATATAAGTCAAAATGGCAAATAAAAATACAACTTTATAAAATACTGACTACAAGTTAATTAACTCCGACCATTCAAAAATAGTGTTAAAATCTTTTCCCCAAAAATAGTCCTTAAACCCATCAAATTTTGAGCTCATGACAAAATCTCCACCCCAAGCACCCAAACTTTTAACAAAAACAGGGCAATCTGCGAAAAACTTGGCCCTAACTGTAGGAATTTCAAGGAAATCCGATATTTTTTGCTCATGAATTAACATTAGTTGAGAAAAATTTTCCAATTCATTACATAGTAAAATATTCTTTGTAAGATTCGAAAATTCGTCAACCAGTTTTTGGGACTTCTTTTTGGACTTGTAAAAATTGATTCCTTCGCGACTATCTTGCTTTTTATTTAAATGAATAAAGATGAGTTCATTTTTAAAAGAAGGATTAAAATCTACCTTTTCATATTTAATTTCAGGAATACTTTGGAACAAAACAGCAGATTTCTCTTTTGCCACCGCAATATCGTAACCGCTTCCGCCCAAACTTATCGTATTTAAATAAAAAGGATCGATCTCTGCCCACTCCGCAAGATTGTTCATTAAAGTAGAACTACTGCCTAACCCATAATCTGCCGGAAACTGAAGATTGGTTTTTAAATGATAAGTAAAATCGTCTTTGAATTTTGTTTTAGAAAGTGCTTGAACGTTTTTTAAAGTCTTCGTAATAAATTCAGCACTTGGAGGAATATTGGTTTCTAAGATCTGCCAGTTTTTATAATCAATGACAGTCTTTAGCCATAATTTGTCTTGGTGATAAGCTTCCCAGAAAATAAGGGGCTTTTTATCGTCTTTTTCTTCAAAAGAAAACTCTTGTCCCAGCTTGGTAGGTACCGCTAAGACAAGAGCTCCGTCTATTGCGAAATATTCTGAAGTAAGCATCAGCTTTCCCGGTGAAAATATTTCGCCCATTTTTTTAGTTTAATTAAATTGCAGATGCAACATCTACAGAAGAATCAATTTTTTTGATCAATCCCTGAAGTGTTTTTCCCGGTCCAACTTCAATGAAATTAGTACCGCCGTCTTTAATCATATTCTGAACAGACTGTGTCCATTTTACGGGGCCTGTTAATTGTGCAATTAAGTTTTGTTTGATTTCGTCAGGATTTGTCACCCCTGTTGTCGTGATATTCTGATAAACAGGAATCATCGCATTTCGGAACTTTGTCTTTTCAATCGCCGCAGCCAGTCTTTCTTGTGCAGGCTGCATCAATGGAGAGTGGAACGCTCCGTTTACAGGCAATAACAAAGCTCTTTTTGCTCCAGCTTCTTTTAGCTTT
Proteins encoded in this region:
- a CDS encoding type II 3-dehydroquinate dehydratase, whose product is MKVLIINGPNLNLLGTREPEIYGTISMEDYLDTLRSEFPSFELEYYQSNIEGEIINYLQKDEFDALVINPGAFTHYSYAIADCLKNINKPKVEVHISNIYKREEFRQKSVTAANTDAVLSGFGMEGYRLAILSLK
- a CDS encoding DUF6660 family protein, with product MNFLRFILAFYFMALSLMPCEDVQKQSGSGHVQQSFSIEESHSKDRGDICSPLCVCNCCQMTVTAFKMDSLIEVPTQIQAYFSKKILFHKNNFAYQVYDHIWQPPKI
- the pckA gene encoding phosphoenolpyruvate carboxykinase (ATP); this encodes MKHAKIIQDLEKLGIKGNYEVIYNPSYEELYQAEVSPENQGFEKAELTESGAVSVKTGIFTGRSPKDRYIVQDDVTKDTIFWDGKVNLPTTPEIFQSCKELVLSQLSTSKKMYVVDAFCGTNTDTRLKVRFIVEVAWQAHFVTNMFIRPSHYELENFGEPDFTVINGSKTTNPNWEAQGLNSENFVMFNLTEKLQIIGGTWYGGEMKKGMFAMMNYYLPLKGMASMHCSANVGEEGDVALFFGLSGTGKTTLSADPKRYLIGDDEHGWDNNGVFNYEGGCYAKVIDLSAEKEPDIFRAIKRDALLENVVVNDGIADYTDGSITENTRVSYPIYHINKIVLPSKAGHASKIVYLSADAFGVLPPVSVLDEDQAQYHFLCGYTSKLAGTERGITEPEPSFSPAFGEAFLTLHPTMYSKTLIGKMKEHGAKAYLVNTGWNGTGKRISLKDTRAIIDSIIDGSIENAPKTRIPIMNLEVPTELPNVSEGILDPRDTYNDVSEWEEKAKDLAAKYIKNFNQYCNTEEGKKLIASGPQLQQETTN
- a CDS encoding GYDIA family GHMP kinase, with the translated sequence MGEIFSPGKLMLTSEYFAIDGALVLAVPTKLGQEFSFEEKDDKKPLIFWEAYHQDKLWLKTVIDYKNWQILETNIPPSAEFITKTLKNVQALSKTKFKDDFTYHLKTNLQFPADYGLGSSSTLMNNLAEWAEIDPFYLNTISLGGSGYDIAVAKEKSAVLFQSIPEIKYEKVDFNPSFKNELIFIHLNKKQDSREGINFYKSKKKSQKLVDEFSNLTKNILLCNELENFSQLMLIHEQKISDFLEIPTVRAKFFADCPVFVKSLGAWGGDFVMSSKFDGFKDYFWGKDFNTIFEWSELINL